The Catenulispora sp. MAP5-51 genome has a segment encoding these proteins:
- a CDS encoding IS5 family transposase (programmed frameshift), which produces MTRRELSDDEWALIEPLLPIGRFGPYPQRLRDQVEGVIWRFRTGSQWREMPAECGPWQTVYDAFARWREAGVFAALMDAMIAEAARRGQADLSLVSVDSTSVRAHQDAAGMRLDPQVLEALEKVAAEEKGAVTGQTAPLSDEEQAAAEARRRVRRRRRARLTAAALGRSRGGLTSKVHLSGDRWCRPLSFVLTPGQAGDSPQFAAVLAKVNVRGPVGRPRIRPDAVAADRAYLSRANRAHLRKRGIRAVIPEKTDQAAHRKKRGSAGRRPVAFDAELYKERNTVERCINKIKIWRGLAMRSDKKPESYLAGLQLRGALIWIRSLKPVA; this is translated from the exons CGTGACCAGGTCGAAGGGGTGATTTGGCGGTTCCGCACGGGTAGTCAGTGGCGGGAGATGCCTGCCGAGTGCGGGCCTTGGCAGACGGTCTACGATGCGTTCGCCCGGTGGCGCGAGGCGGGGGTGTTCGCGGCGTTGATGGATGCGATGATCGCCGAGGCGGCCCGGCGTGGGCAGGCGGACCTGTCGCTGGTGAGCGTGGACTCCACCAGCGTGCGTGCACACCAGGATGCGGCGGGGATGCGCCTTGATCCGCAGGTCCTTGAGGCGCTTGAGAAGGTGGCGGCCGAGGAAAAGGGG GCAGTAACCGGGCAAACCGCCCCATTGAGTGACGAGGAACAGGCCGCGGCCGAGGCTCGGCGTCGGGTGCGACGCCGTCGCCGTGCCCGGCTTACCGCCGCCGCGCTCGGGCGCTCGCGCGGCGGGCTGACCAGCAAGGTCCACCTGTCTGGTGACAGGTGGTGCCGGCCGCTGTCGTTCGTGTTGACCCCCGGCCAGGCCGGCGACAGTCCGCAGTTCGCTGCGGTCCTGGCGAAGGTCAATGTGCGCGGTCCGGTCGGGCGGCCGCGCATCCGCCCGGACGCGGTCGCGGCCGATAGGGCTTACTTGTCCCGCGCCAACCGTGCTCACCTGCGCAAGCGCGGCATTAGAGCGGTGATCCCGGAGAAGACGGACCAGGCCGCACACCGCAAGAAACGCGGGAGTGCCGGGCGGCGGCCCGTTGCCTTCGACGCCGAACTGTACAAGGAGCGCAACACGGTGGAGCGCTGCATCAACAAGATCAAGATATGGCGCGGCCTGGCCATGCGCAGTGACAAGAAGCCCGAGAGCTACCTGGCCGGACTCCAACTGCGCGGGGCACTGATCTGGATACGCAGCCTCAAGCCAGTCGCATGA